From one Methanocalculus alkaliphilus genomic stretch:
- a CDS encoding type II toxin-antitoxin system HicB family antitoxin, which yields MTSFGVVIEKDADGYYAHIPAVQGCYAQGDTYEEVLTNIHEVLHLILEEMVASGQQNPYKISQHE from the coding sequence ATGACCAGTTTTGGTGTTGTCATTGAAAAGGACGCTGATGGTTATTATGCTCATATCCCCGCAGTCCAAGGATGTTATGCGCAGGGTGACACCTATGAGGAGGTCCTCACCAATATACATGAAGTGCTACACCTGATTCTTGAAGAGATGGTTGCATCAGGCCAGCAGAACCCATACAAGATTTCACAACATGAGTGA